Proteins from a genomic interval of Callospermophilus lateralis isolate mCalLat2 chromosome 1, mCalLat2.hap1, whole genome shotgun sequence:
- the LOC143406926 gene encoding coatomer subunit zeta-2-like, which translates to MNSLYMEPSLYTIKAVFILDKDEPQLLAMYYDDTFPFMKEQMVFKKNVFNRTTRTESEIAFFGGMTVVYKSSIDLFLYVVGSSHENENVEKRWLLENMDGAFLVLGEIVDGGVILESDTQQVIQKVNFRADDSPA; encoded by the exons ATGAATTCTTTATACATG GAACCTTCCCTCTACACCATCAAGGCTGTTTTCATCCTAGATAAAGATGAGCCACAGCTGCTGGCCATGTATTATGATGACACATTCCCATTCATGAAGGAGCAGATGGTTTTTAAGAAAAATGTCTTCAACAGGACCACTAGGACTGAGAGTGAGATTGCATTTTTCGGGGGCATGACTGTTGTCTACAAGAGCAGCATTGACCTCTTCCTGTATGTGGTGGGCTCATCCCATGAGAACGAGAATGTGGAGAAGCGCTGGTTGCTGGAGAACATGGATGGAGCCTTCTTGGTGCTGGGTGAGATTGTGGATGGCGGTGTGATTCTAGAGAGTGACACTCAGCAAGTGATCCAGAAAGTGAATTTTAGGGCAGATGACAGCCCAGCCTAA